One genomic region from Cellulomonas fengjieae encodes:
- a CDS encoding RNA polymerase sigma factor produces MSRRWEDLLEQVARERYQRLVAHATLVSASPSDAQDLVQESLISAFSGRARFGSVEQAEAYVRRAIASRAADAGRRRTREARLLARAATQTPQAVLHEDLLPGADVVRALATLSPRERACVVLRQMEDLSVVETASVLGLSEGAVKRYTSDGLARLNSALGSTGGAAERIPVTRLNPTEVRRER; encoded by the coding sequence GTGAGCAGACGGTGGGAGGACCTGCTGGAGCAGGTCGCGCGTGAGCGCTATCAGCGCCTGGTCGCGCACGCGACGCTGGTGTCGGCCTCGCCGTCCGATGCGCAGGACTTGGTCCAGGAGTCGTTGATCTCGGCGTTCTCGGGCCGAGCGCGGTTCGGGTCGGTGGAGCAGGCCGAGGCGTACGTGCGCCGGGCGATCGCGTCGCGGGCGGCCGATGCGGGGCGGCGCCGGACGCGCGAGGCGCGCCTCCTCGCCCGGGCGGCCACCCAGACCCCGCAGGCGGTGCTGCACGAGGACCTGCTGCCGGGCGCGGACGTGGTGCGGGCGCTGGCCACCCTGAGCCCGCGCGAGCGCGCGTGCGTGGTGCTGCGGCAGATGGAGGACCTGTCCGTCGTCGAGACGGCGTCCGTGCTCGGGCTGTCCGAGGGCGCGGTGAAGCGGTACACGTCGGACGGGCTCGCGCGGCTGAACAGCGCGCTGGGCAGCACCGGCGGTGCGGCGGAACGCATCCCCGTCACCCGGCTGAACCCGACGGAGGTGCGCCGTGAGCGATGA